The Ptychodera flava strain L36383 chromosome 14, AS_Pfla_20210202, whole genome shotgun sequence genome segment agttatggaaaaaaaattgactttggaatttcaccgaaatgttgattcactatcttgtaaATGAGGAAACTAGGaatatattttttccaatacaaaactaggtaaatctgtgtattaatctactcttgattattgatattagcgtatacttgattagactagggcgattacaagttcacgtgtgtgcaaaaaatttgattttggaatttcactaaaaatgttGTACATAGcggtatgtgaggaaactttgaatatttttttacaatacaaaactagctattaaaatctgtgctttaaaaaagtttgacaatttgATGCAAATGTACGTAACgagaatatcatatttgaaagagcagatctgaaacaccatatgatattggaatttcacccagtgattatttgtaaagatacagactgtgacatctgggggagggtcgctgttttttcttgcaaacacttttgaagcctcaagggcctaatttttcagcccagggccataggctgcgaagggttaatgaatcaaatctgatgatttttttttggggggagggaggttgtcacattttacaatggaTGAATTTGGGGGAtcgaattttagaaatttgatttggaggggggtcgctttttacctttcatttgtcgctcaaattccacccaCCCTCCccccgtaaaaaacgaatgctccctaaaacATTTGAACAGAAggtgttttcaatgtttttgagCGTAAATATAGCATATAACAGAACTTtgggtaaaaaatattttcgttGGGAACGTGAAAGCTGTTCGTAGCTGCCCTCCCACCACGACTAAAAATGTTCCCTCCCACAAAGTACTTTCACTTCTCCCCTCCCCACAACCAATGTGATCCTCTCCCCACCACAAGAACTGCCCACTCCCTCTCCCCATGCATAACAACAGTTCCTCACTGCCCACTCATATCATTTTGTCGCTCCCACTAAAGTGTGCCATCTTTTAGGTTCATAGAGCCTGCTTTTTACTTTGGACAGAAATTCATCCACGATAAACTTTAACTGCAGGCGACTGTCGCCCACTGTGAAATTAAAGCAGAAATTTTCCCCACCTCCTGAGATGCCCTCTTCTTCGCCCACTGATGAAATAAAACATATGCCCTCCCGTTAAGGAACCACTCCTGCTAAAGCCTTTTTTCACGAATAGCTGCATTGACTGCCTCGATTAATGTACTGGGATACAGGTGTACGCATGATATGCCTAGGACATTGCAAGCTCGTCTCTGATCCATCGCAAATTTCAAAAGCAGACTTTTATCTATTGCATTTTCATGAATTGAATTTTTGTTGCGTTAAATACGCGGAGCGTTCAATTTTGTGCGATGGTTGTTTTCCTCTTCTTCGATTTCGATAATTTGGAGAGTGCCGTCCTCTGACGGAGCAATTTTAACTGACTGTGTGACAGGTTCATCTACACAACCCATGACGATAAGTCGATAGCATTGTAACAGTAACATCAGGATGTTTTTGCACGTGAAAAACAACATTGTTTGATTGATGGCCTTATAATGTATCATCAGAAACAACCTCACGGCCAAAAATGGACCATCTTGCATTAATGACGCTATCAGAATGCCTCTTACCTCCGTTGGATATTTACAACTACAACATTTGTTTGTGGTCTTTTCGGACTTAGTGTCGCTGTTTGCTGTCAAGACAAGTGCAAACTGTAACATGCTAAGCGATGCTATGCTCATGATAGTGTATACCAATACTCTGTCGCATCTAACTACAGTTTCGGATATTCCTTCCACTGCGAATTCCAGGATGTCTGAGGCCATACCAATGTATACTAGAAGTAACGTAGATAGCTGTTCCCGTGTCAAGTCTCCTTTAGGTAGGAACCAACGACCAACGATCAAAATACACACCACAATTGCTCCAAGGCAAGGGTCCAGTAATCATCTGTCAATGCTAAATGTATTCCGATCTAAAATAAATACAGAAGACATTTGGTAATTTAACCAGGAGTGAGGATAGTTGTCCACAGAGTTTTGCTCTACTGCTCCGCAAACCTAAACAAACAACCCAAACCTACTCCCTTCTGAAACTTGTATCTCTTTTCTTATCTAGATTATCATGAATGATATATTGTTGTTTCAGTTGATATATTACTTTGATTGTAATCATTAATATCATCATTATTTATCAttataatcattgttattgctgttgttgttgctgctgctatGCTATGTTGCTGTTGTGTAAAACTTCTTTCTACGTACGTGTAGGGGACCATTTTGTAATCTGGAccatagagaaacatagacagagtggcaacgggtattgtttaaggcgtgaagcggttacgtaacccatccatgttcgcctcgcctcaggttgctctcgcctctcttttccgaagagtgccgaccatgaatccttcggtaattttcggatttttgcCAATTGTTAAgagaaagtatgttcggcaaagtttgtgttgttgttgtcgtgtggggCTGAGCAGAATCGACgagctggcgaaaacgggagtgttttgagcttcaggaaaatgagttttaccgttttaaaaattcctctcatatttttatgaatatataatgagtgtgtttgaaccaaatttgaaagtcttttatcgatactgtctggtgttactcaatggtttacggtcagtcatacgcTCTTTTatacgtgcgtcaaggaaggacatgtttatgaaactgctggcgtgttatgttttgattggcgttaagcagtgtttctggcctgagagctcacaaagtaactatggttgctacgcgactggcagtacgatgccatctcgtcgtatttttcgcataatctcgtgtaattatcaaccacaaacaaagcctccaaaaagtttaacacctttggagctcattttaatatgaaaagccaatagtctaccgagacgaccatggaactgGCGTTGCGACTATGTCTATGGTACTCTGTGTCTGaaccaaaaaaatgaaactggcTTTGGGGAGACATTTACCGTGAATGTTCGCACTGTGTACGAGTCAAAATGCCGTGAATATGTATTATTTTGGCAGATTACACATTTTGCTGTATGCATCTCTGTACGTTAATGTTATGAAGGATATTTTGGAAGAAACTGCTGTATAATGAAAGGAACCACAGTGTCTCCATGGACAGGAGTCATACGATGGATGGTCGTGCTACAGATCCATCACGCTATCAACTTTGAAttgtttttattaaaatgatATACACATTCAAAAAGTTTTGAAGATTGTACtttttctcttttctcataacGTTTCTTTGACATTTACACATGTAAGAAGACCTTCATGAAAATATATGTACGAGGACAAATTTATTGCAACGTCGCGATTACATACGATAATTCACACAGAACGGGTTTTGATGACCGAACAGATTAGGGAAACATTTATTCCATTTCGTGCGCACTGTAAACCACCTGTTACAACGTAGTGCCACCAATGAGCAGGTGTCCATCTGTATATTGTAAAAAAGAGACGTGCACAGCATGTGTAGTAAAGTTTGCCAATTTCCATTTAGAACAGCTGCCATGGACAAGTATTGACCCCGGGTGTTAACCAAAGTTATAAGTACTGATAGTTATTGCTGAGGGAAACCAGGACTTCCTTGGAGTTCTTTAAAAAAGAAAGCCGAACCAGTTAGATTGAGATCAGTGGTCACAAGTCAAGTTCTGGTATATTTCCATGTCAACAAGGTCAAATGTCACATTCGACAAACCTCGAGCTGATTGCTGTCCAAGATATCAGACTGAAGTGATAATCAGCTGTAGACAGAGATATGCGTAAGAACTCTGGCTTCAAGGCTTCTTCAGCAAGCTGAGAGACGTATATGTTTAGGTCAAGTTTATTTGAACATTTCTTTCAGAAGCTGTGTGATATTTTTACTTGTTCCGAATTATAATTCGTAGCATGAAGTAATTTCCACAGAAATTTGTGTACTGGGAGAGGTAGTATTGTGAAGTGCTAGCATTGCCATAAAGATAAACTCACAAACTTAGGGGAAGATTTTACTCATCAGCTATTACCTCATATTTCGAGATACGTcgttaggctgcattcacaaaaagtGGTTAGGGGGtttgaggaattcagggggattcgaaaattttgggggtagtagaggggggtggacttgaaaattttgctctgcctgtaggggggacttgaaaattttttggttcccttttatattttacattttccaatttttgtaggtaatgtaaagaaaatgaataccattttatgtcatccaattgttgtaatgttaataatcatttaacaaaatcaagaaccattttgtcacatttcatgacttttatctcgaaaaaatctaaacatgtgtgatttgtcataaaaaaccaAACGAGCCTGGTAACAGGGCAGAGGcagcaactgttgatgatttttgcaatatttctatgtaatatGTCAACTATAggttcttgctgtctccctacagcatgctcaaacacacaatattcagcttgtcgacaaagcctttacatataaatatgtattaggtgataatatAATcagtgacagtcagttgtcagtgatacaaatgcatggtacacatacacaggctgtgatagcaagctgaatactggacagttcaacatgctgtagggagtagaacaagaacgcagttgtataaactgaacaaaaatattgtcaaaattatcaatacaGCTACTCCCTGCGGGCactgtcactatcaggtacTGCCCTGAttctgcagtgtcactgtcactgcatacctgagcagtgatagagatagctctgactctgatgtacatggtagttgaagaagagttttggtagttgaagaagagttttgtgtcaaatgatgctcatgacaATGAAACATATTTGTACATGCACAAGataggccagagagcaacacatggaagaccaggaggctttctggcatatgagaataatattaaagaaaaaagatgggggtcaccatgttcaattttctaaattttcatagtCACGTCAATACAAAagtcaataatacaaaagtaaaactttgaacagtaaagactaaatgaaaaaatatgtgactaaatggaattatttattttttaaccaaatttaccattatggcacccaaaatttcagagattaaaacatttatttgatggaatatgttaaccttccaatattgtcaattttgagttgcatctaattcatatatgtcttgtacttttgaaacaaaattttgtagggtcactgtgctcagttttttacaatatatggcaattagccagaattcacaatcttcatactctctcatgatcgtcattttgtgtgctcttcggcaggagcaattggcCCGGCCagatttggattaactcaagttggcttagactgataaatccaaaaagttcactgatgcgtttaaaaatgaattaatttaagaACTTTCCTtagaaatatgactttacaaagtacTAATAACAGGTattgttgaacatctgcgagcggaatggcgcaatacgtgtttattttgtctgcgcgcacatcctttacaaatatgcgtgcTTGTGATAtttggggggggacttgaaaaattttgatcatatagaggggggacatttgaaaatgttttgggtattgagggggggatctgaaataaaataggtttcaatcgcgattcctccagccccccaatcgttatttgtgaacgcagccttagtgACATGATCACAGTGAAGTGTTTCTGTAACAAGATTGACCTCGTCATCATACAGCGACTACAAAATCACATAGACATCGACACAACAATGAGACATTGGAAATGTTATTGGCGACAAATATCTTGAGTGAAATACATCTGATTTGATTAATTATTTAATCAGATAatcaatgtcattttatttaaaaattacaaatactaaTAGGTTTACTGACGCCCAGACTTGATTGGCCAGAGAAAACCTGATTGTCGACATCGAGGTAGCTGATGACAGAGAACATTACCATGTGTAAGTTAGAAAATCAGAGGTAGGAAGTCTCGTTTTCAGATAATATTTGTATATCACTTTACTCTACTACCGATAGCAAAACAGATCCCTGTCACGTATTACAAATGTAACGACCCTTGCAGTGCGGACGCAGATgtgcgatttttccgttgttgctaagcatgcttatgccaaattccatcgttgccaaggggtcctggcgtgcgcttcagagcaacatcagactgactgggtgacggttcaggtaggtggagctctccaaattttcgtttaatttcgtaagtaagtttgagatcgaatatttaagtaatcttattttaagaatactggtcttcaatcaaaattgaccGTTTATGCATTACTCCCCCTCTAATAATGAAAATATgcccaaagaaaattgacattgctgacGATAGTGGATTGCATCGTTAGGAGAAAGTTGTCAATATTATGTACTGCTTTCTGATGTTAACATTTCTgtctcacggccttatcttgaacaattttggtaatttccgtaacagtttatgtataggaatagattttgtgaatatcggttctggaggaggtcatttgacagtacgatagcgtatgaaatgcagacacctgaaaaccggaagtacattaactttccaggcgatataattgatgataacttcgttcacaatattcatatttagtatcacGGTCGTTTAATCCAGTTATTTGTTAGGGAAGCATTAAGTTGACAATCTTCTGTCGCTTACTTAATGTATTATCATGCAGAATAGCTATAACCGTCGCGGTATTTCAAAACCAATACCATGCAAGTTACCCTCGAGCCACAGTCACTTGCTGTTCGATATACGGCGATGGCCgctttggtatgcattagaaacataggaagtcgggaaatggaatagccgctatacgcacgtacagccgagttcggagacggattttcctgacaaaaagctatagtttacttaataaaccagcatcgatggcttccaaCACGTCTCTGAATCCATACCTGTTATAGTCTATCGTCAATAACGACCTTCTTGCATTTTTGGGTACGATTTCCGATTCTTCTCTCGATTTTTCTCTGAGTGTCTACAATGTGAcgtagtattaaacatgaaaaaaaacaaagtccCCTTCCTATGACCCGCGTCTTTAGCCATAGCAGTGACTATTTTTTAGCTTCACCAGTGTACACATTAGAGAAAATGATAGTCTAGAGGGCGATGCTGTATACTAATTAGGCTGAAGTTCATATCAAGCATAGGGAGTCTATTGGGAGTTCACGTCGGATGTGCATTAAGTTTGTGAGATGAGATCCTATCAGAAACAAATGAGAGCATTTAAGTCGGACGATTCCACAGAACAGCTGATATGGAaggatgttttgtgaaaatcctgttttatataacaatatctgctactgatatctgttaatatatcatgcatgtatatccattgaagtgataattttcaaagagtgtcATTCTTTATAAAATTCAACGCACTAAAGTGTTTTACAATTGACTGACGACTTGATGAATTATCATtgagaaatacttttaaaacatatgtctaataaatgataaatctactggtttttaatatgcatgtatattaataagTGGTGTGAACTTATTCTTTCAGATCAACACTACATGGACTGACGGCCAGTGAACGTTATGCGTGacaagactgaaacatttaaatttctttttgacatgtcattacaacaatgatttattgccattaaagacattaatcattattacaatctagatttgctgcaattttatgaattttggttCAACGAAGTACAAAGATCCACAAAGATTTTAAGATTTATTAGTAATGAAGCTCTACAAGTTACATTTGCTAGAACCGAATTATTTAAGCAGTCTTTTTGAGTAATTACCTGTACAACAATTTGCCTTCAGCGATAAGAAGTTGTACAAGTCTTAGAGGTTTTAAGCAggcttgttacaaattttatcgacaaagcttttttcgacacttttacatgaaacctgtctgtgttgtaatgttgttgtGTTTGACCCTTGTGAAAAGAGGCGTATACCTATCATGACTAtagagttaaaataaagtttatagggcctattgtttttgtattgttgtaagatacttattgcatcaaattgtaaaagatttataaaaaatacgtattttagtttaggtaaatcgcataacctcatcattaattaaaccagtacttttagaacaataattgttaaaataattgaactcaggtataGCCTTGAAGCTGTGatacttgtatttttttctctttctggcTCAATATGTAAGtgtgcatttcagaaaaatcagtgacaatCAGCAAATAGTTCATTTATGCTTTTTTAGTAAATTCATATTGGCCACTTTAGAGATACAAGGCTTCAGTAAATCGCCTCATTTTTTATGCTTAAATTTCTGCACTTTTATAGGGGAGATACTTTCTCCGGCGCAAAAGTTCAGGATGAGAAACGgtaaacggtagccgactggttttgtgtgaggcctagcagctaggcgatgtagctgtgggtccatagctgtggtgttttcagacgggattcatgccttttacgggctggttttgacttttacgattttaaccccgccaccacacgggttaaaatcgtaaaagtcaaaaccagcccgtaaaaggcatgaatcccgtctgaaaacaccacagctatggacccacagctactaggcgatgttgctgttgttgctgtgagtgtgtgggggttcgaatcccgtttgggttatagtaaaaattatatttgagaAACGCTACAATGAGTATCGTCGCTAGAGGgcaaccttcacgcatgcgctttaGCTATTATTTTAGGGATTTGCAAGGACTGCCTGTACCCGCCAGTGctattttaagttaacatttccgtctcacggccttatcgcCAAAACTGAGGGCACAGCGTTTCAGTTGGATGTCTGTGTAAAAGgacagtgacaaaatcaaacttggagaagaaacatgtaatgagcatgaccggaaaattcaggagtgaatgagttgtattttctgtcaaaacgcacgagacaacattttgacttcgcGATTTTCAGCGATAGGCCTATAAACTAATAAGACACTAAATAATGTACGATTTGGTAAATCTAACtatttatctttcaattcgCCTAGTTATAATTAACATAAGTAGAATTCTCGATGAATTACAGGCgatatttctttacaatgtgtagcgctagatttagtgatttttttttgaaattttcgcgttccataccacccacgaaggaaaatcgattttgcgcgtctcgggtatctgcgtccgcactgttGGAACACGTGAAAAACTTCAGTTATTAAACAATCTAAATGTTCTAAATCTGTCGTGCGACTCGCGCCGCTATGCTTAAACCTGGTCGGGTATCGCGCGAGCCGCACGGCCCAGCCGCAAGGGGCTAAttttttttgcagctatttgcGATCGTGCTTGTTCGTGAAAGTAGCGCGGTCCTAAGAGAACTGCATCTTGTCTCTCAAGGCAGACGACATGGCAGCACAGATGCAAAGAGAGACTCAgacaaagtaataaatttcaatgaaatgctTTTGGCATAACTCTGTATATGGTGTGGCTATTACTGCTTGTTATCGGGGTGTTTTGCTAATGGACTGGCTGCCTCTTTGTCTAGATGTGCTGTCTGCCCGGCTGGGTGTTCGGCGAATGGGTTAACTTGCTTTCCCCTCAGCTTGGGAAACTCGATGTGAAGAGAGGCGGCAAGGACATTAATGAAGTCTGAAGGCCCAGATAATGTAGATATTCAAGTCGGAAAGTTGAAGGTGGCTTTCTTTTCTCAAGAATATCGATCacttacaaaacaaaaagaacaaAAGATATTGCCATGTGGAGGAATCAGCCGAATTCACAAAACACTCTTAAATCTTGACGTCTTTTCAAAGTAGATTGCTTGTTTCCAAACGTCGTTCGGTGAGAGCAGCTTGTCTCTACTTGCATTGGTTGGTGTGGGTCACGCATGACGACCCTGACTTCACCGATGCATTCCTAATGACATGGTGTTATTTCTGTCTGCATTGTCCAGGGCTCACTGACAGTGTCGACAGTGTCGAACATTTGAGCTACCCTGACAATTTAATACCAGTGGTCGGGCGGCTGTGGCGTTAACGACAACATATGCACTGGTACCTGGCAACAGATTCAACGATTGCGTTTTGTCACTCAACACTTGTCAAGAAAGTGTTCGCCTCAAACCCATGTCTACTGTCTTTCTACCCGACAATTGTACTCCTATCATGAGTTGTAAAATGTTTCAGTCATGTTGTTACTGGATTTGGCCCGAGGAACATTACCTTGATTTTGTAAGCTTAGTCTTCAAAGTGAGGGTATTGCTCATTGATTGacaatgatattttgaaaaccaaATAATTAAGTCATCATGAGAATAAATCGATAGAAAGCGGTCATTTATATACGAAATGTTTTTACAACTTGTGTAAATTATAGTTACACAAATACCTGTGTATCAATAAATAGTGATGAAGTCAAATATTATCAACCTAATTATCTCAAAATCTCCCCTGTATGTGGTGTTATGAAtgttaaacacgattggaactaatttgggataattggataacGTTGTAACATTGGTTTAATCTGCAATTGTAAGCTcttctgtttttcattttttgtaatacacttgtttttatgcgtaatttgtaacattgcaactttcagctataggttACCGAACACTTTTGgtaaattttaattaaaaaagatCCAATCcttccaaattagttcaaatcgtgttcgaTGTTAGGTCTCTTGCCAAATACGATTAAACATCGTGGATCCACAGAAAGAATGAAGGGTCTTAGACAGACAGTAAGCGTTGTGTTTACTGGCAAGGGctagaagaaagaaaaaatattaatgGGCTAGGTGGAGTCGAGCAAGTTAATTTTCGTTTCCTCTCGCTCGAGCCCACTAATTAcgttttaattttcttgaaaaagagCAGTGCGCAGGGTTTTGGAGCCACACATTGTTATACTTGATGTTTGGCGATGGATCTTTTCCTCACAATACAAACTAATCTCTAATGTTATGAGAAAAGATATACCACATTGTCGaatttttgcatttcaacactGACGCGATAATCTCATGTTGCTAGTGATAAATATCCTATGACGACAATCCAAAGATACAACTTTATGATGTGCACAGTGTAATCACTGTGCACTGATTACGCTGATAACTATTCACAACTGTCCATTGTATGCCTGTAATACAACAGATCATAAATATTATATCTTCTGCCTTGCATAACACTGTCATTTTTGCAGTAAGTTTgtcaaataaacatgaaaaaaggCTACCGCGGCTACTCTGGGAGGATGAGAAGCAAACCccttctctgtctctctctgtctctctcactCTCCCTTTCTGCCTATTAAACCGTTCATTAtccaataaaaatgaaaaaaagatacAGCAAAATGTGATTATCAAACTACCGTCAACCTAACAAATGCTGACTTCTTGTGATCAGCACTTTTGTCTTTTAAGATAGTCGCGTAGTGTTTTGATCTATGTGTTAACTTCAATTCGGGTTTAATGTACGAAGGTGATTGAAAGCATAGTTATTTGCACATCTCTGTGGTTCGTATTCATTGTAGAATTGTACTCAATTCGGTGAATAGATCAAAACTCTTTCCAGAAGCATAGAGTTACGACAGAGCTATGGCGCTATGAATGAAGTCTTTTAACGAACTCTGTCTATTTATTCAATGTACAACAATCTGTAGGTTTTGATTTCCAATGTTTGACTGAACCTCGTCGATGATCAAAGGAGCCTGTTCAGCAATCCAATGTACTCCTATATATTATTCAATTCGAATGAAAGGCAAAATGATGAATCATGCATTGGCTACTGGCAACGGGCCTAAACAGGGACATATACTATGACAACACAAAATAACACATATAACAAACAGCAACAGCGTACTAAATGGATTACCACTCATAAAATACTCTTTAAAACTATAAGACCCCCTTCGAAGTTCTCCAACTCTCGTTTTCGTGTGTTTTATGAATTCTCGATGGGAAAACATTTGTGTGAAACACATTTTAATTTGAGAACTGCCATTGGAAACGAGGAATGGAATCTGGAGTATGTATTCAAattaaaagtaacaaaaaatTACACCCATCGAAGATTAATTGCAAATGTGATATTTTTCGGAGATAATGTTAGCATGTGATGGGCTTTATGAGTAGACACCGACACAAaaaatgcacacacacacacacacacacacacacacacacacacactggaaCACTCTAGTCTAAATATATGACGAAAATAACATATCTGTGACGAAAATAACATTTATAATGCTTACTCCCTGGAAATCGGATAATGCAGAGACGTTCCTGTGGATATCGCTGTCTTCAGTGTCACACGAATCTAATTTATGCAGACGTTTATAGTCGATGCGTTTCTCCAACAATTCAACTTCCAATAGAAAGACGCATACAATTGTGCTGCATAGATATAGAAAGATGCTGGGACACACCCttgtaaaagaaacaaaaacaaaatattaacttGTGAAACCACTGACAGACAGTCATTTAAAGAATAATAAAATACGAttcatatcaattttcaaacacGCTTAATATAGCAAGGCTCTCGAACATGAATGAAAGCAACCGCTTAAACTGTGAACAATCAGTATTTCTATCCATTGGATGTATGGTGTTGGTTGGTCGCACATCTAAAAACATCGCTCTATCCAGCACAACGTTTTGTAGATTCTATGCACTTTTtgtctttttaatattttctcgTCATATTTGTAGTTTAGCATTGCACGATCCAAATAACGGATACATTTTCCAGAAACAACACCGAAATGAAAGCTTTCTCTCAGTGTCACTGCATGCAACAATTATAAAAGTGATGTGTAATTTCCgacaaatatttcatcaactGAAAAAGTATAGCCTATGTTTTCCTTTAGAGTAAGTACATAAGCCATGTATGTAAAGTAACGCAGAGTAACTTGTGGTAATGTAGTGCAGTGAGTAAAAATAGTACGAAGGCG includes the following:
- the LOC139148862 gene encoding transmembrane protein 26-like — its product is LLDPCLGAIVVCILIVGRWFLPKGDLTREQLSTLLLVYIGMASDILEFAVEGISETVVRCDRVLVYTIMSIASLSMLQFALVLTANSDTKSEKTTNKCCSCKYPTEVRGILIASLMQDGPFLAVRLFLMIHYKAINQTMLFFTCKNILMLLLQCYRLIVMGCVDEPVTQSVKIAPSEDGTLQIIEIEEEENNHRTKLNAPRI